The following are from one region of the Chloroflexota bacterium genome:
- a CDS encoding MFS transporter has translation MTTELFSALQHRNFRLYWLGTLASLTGYWIQIVAQGWLVLEMTDSAFLLGLVSFCSSIPLLLFSLFGGALADRMDRRRLLIATQTMSMLLTLLLAVLTYSGAITIWQILLISTLLGTVAAFHIPTRQALVPNLVDSADLLNAIALTSVAFNATRIVGPAMAGVLVGLIGIGGCFYITAASFLPVIVALFAMEMSPSSPNLRGSPMWANIVEGLTYVRDNSIVLMLIALATVPSIFAMPYSILMPIFARDILGVGASGLGLLMAGNGVGALVGSLVVAGLGNYQGRGRLLLVTTFLFSLLLMFFATASWFWHALILLVGVGLSGAVYLSLTNVLLQSCTPDGLRGRVMSVYTLSWGLGPLGYIEAGAVANTFGAPFAVFLGGTICAITAVTAALRSSSLRLLR, from the coding sequence ATGACGACAGAGCTGTTCAGTGCCCTCCAGCATCGCAACTTCCGTCTGTACTGGTTGGGCACGCTTGCTTCACTCACCGGTTATTGGATCCAGATCGTGGCCCAGGGTTGGCTGGTGTTGGAAATGACCGACTCCGCCTTTCTGCTGGGGCTGGTCAGCTTCTGCTCGTCCATCCCGCTCCTGCTTTTTTCCCTTTTCGGTGGGGCCTTGGCTGATAGAATGGATCGTCGCCGGCTGCTCATCGCCACCCAAACCATGTCTATGCTGCTCACCCTCCTCCTGGCCGTGCTGACCTATTCCGGGGCGATCACCATCTGGCAGATACTGCTCATCTCGACGCTCCTCGGCACCGTGGCCGCCTTTCACATCCCCACTCGCCAAGCCCTGGTACCCAACCTTGTAGACAGTGCTGACCTGCTGAACGCCATCGCTTTGACCTCGGTCGCCTTCAATGCCACTCGCATCGTCGGCCCGGCCATGGCTGGGGTACTGGTCGGTCTCATCGGTATAGGGGGCTGTTTCTATATCACGGCTGCCAGTTTCCTGCCGGTTATCGTGGCCCTTTTCGCTATGGAGATGTCTCCGAGTTCCCCGAACCTCAGGGGGTCGCCGATGTGGGCGAACATCGTGGAGGGATTGACCTATGTACGTGATAACAGCATCGTGCTGATGCTTATCGCCCTGGCCACCGTTCCGAGCATCTTCGCTATGCCCTACAGCATTCTGATGCCCATCTTCGCCCGGGACATACTCGGTGTGGGGGCCTCAGGGTTAGGGCTTTTGATGGCTGGTAATGGGGTAGGAGCACTGGTAGGGAGCCTGGTCGTGGCTGGTCTGGGAAATTACCAGGGGAGGGGCCGCTTGTTACTGGTCACGACGTTCCTGTTCAGCCTGCTCTTGATGTTCTTTGCAACCGCCTCCTGGTTCTGGCACGCCCTCATTCTACTGGTAGGGGTAGGACTTAGCGGCGCGGTCTATCTCTCGTTGACGAATGTGCTCCTCCAGTCCTGCACGCCAGACGGGCTGCGCGGTCGGGTGATGAGTGTTTACACGCTATCCTGGGGGTTGGGGCCACTTGGTTACATCGAGGCTGGGGCAGTAGCCAACACCTTTGGAGCGCCCTTCGCCGTTTTCCTGGGGGGAACCATCTGTGCCATCACGGCCGTGACCGCGGCCCTACGCTCCTCAAGCCTGCGCCTCTTGAGGTAA
- a CDS encoding Mut7-C RNAse domain-containing protein: protein MENDAPLKFIADAMLGRLAKWLRILGYDTLYSAKLDDLALARLARIEKRILLTRDEQLSRLRGIRSVLIRSDRIEEQLLQLWQEVNINLNQEAFSRCLVCNAPLDAVAKEGVKDAVPPYVYSTQEQFSRCPECGRLYWRGTHYEHIQRRLTALLSR, encoded by the coding sequence ATGGAGAACGATGCGCCTTTGAAGTTCATCGCTGACGCTATGCTGGGACGCCTGGCTAAATGGCTGCGTATCCTTGGTTATGATACCCTTTATTCGGCCAAGCTGGATGATCTGGCTCTCGCTCGGCTCGCCCGCATTGAAAAGCGGATTTTGTTGACGCGTGACGAGCAGCTATCTCGCCTGCGCGGCATCCGTTCAGTTCTCATCCGAAGCGATCGCATTGAGGAGCAGCTCCTACAGCTTTGGCAAGAGGTGAACATAAACCTGAATCAAGAGGCGTTCTCACGCTGTCTGGTTTGCAACGCTCCGCTTGATGCGGTAGCCAAGGAGGGTGTGAAGGACGCTGTTCCCCCCTACGTTTACAGTACACAGGAACAGTTCAGTCGTTGTCCAGAATGCGGTCGGCTCTACTGGCGGGGAACGCATTACGAGCATATTCAGCGTCGTTTGACGGCTCTTTTATCGCGCTAA
- a CDS encoding divalent-cation tolerance protein CutA, with protein sequence MQLIYTVCKDAEEARKISRHLLERRLAACTNMFPIDSEYWWEGEIIRDKEVALLIKTRQGRFEPVRQAIASLHSYTTPCIIALNVAETEAKYLKWLQSEVS encoded by the coding sequence ATGCAGCTCATTTATACTGTTTGTAAAGATGCAGAAGAGGCACGAAAGATATCCAGACATCTCCTCGAGCGGCGCTTGGCTGCCTGCACCAATATGTTCCCGATCGACTCCGAGTACTGGTGGGAGGGAGAAATAATTCGCGATAAAGAGGTGGCGTTGCTTATCAAGACACGCCAGGGGAGGTTTGAACCGGTAAGGCAGGCCATAGCCAGCCTTCACAGCTATACAACGCCCTGTATCATAGCACTCAACGTAGCTGAAACTGAGGCCAAATACCTGAAATGGCTACAGAGCGAGGTATCCTGA
- a CDS encoding CCA tRNA nucleotidyltransferase, whose amino-acid sequence MRAACKHRPKPLEFLRKMNNVARLAKIFQKHNKQIFLVGGSVRDRLLGRDNHDLDLTTDALPGEVKSFAAEARPDAVNCVGERFGTIGLIFGDQVIEITTFRSEWYNPDSRKPEVCFGTSLEEDLARRDFTINAIAQDLLTGTIIDPFAGQDDLGAKIIRAVGDPEERFQEDPLRLLRMVRLAAQLGFTIEPRTRKACVKMRSRLTTVSQERIAEEMNKLLVAPSPARGIRFLCNLRLMELIIPEILAMRGLVQDDWHHKDVFEHTLGVLENTPADLVLRWAALLHDIAKPATRRRTNGEIHFYGHEHLGAEMSRTILYRLRFDKQTIDRVVRLIRMHLRINQYEDSWTDGAVRRLIREAREELEPLFALSRADVTSHRPEKVELALARVAELEQRCQELTAKENVAKLTSPLDGHELMAMFGRPPGPWIKKVKDHLLSLVLDGTLAPEDKATAERLAREYVAENEA is encoded by the coding sequence GTGAGGGCTGCTTGCAAACATCGCCCTAAACCTCTAGAATTTCTACGTAAGATGAATAACGTAGCCAGATTGGCCAAGATCTTCCAAAAACATAATAAGCAGATATTCCTGGTTGGTGGCTCTGTCCGCGACCGTCTTTTGGGAAGAGACAACCACGACCTGGATCTGACCACCGATGCCCTACCAGGCGAGGTCAAATCATTTGCTGCCGAGGCTCGTCCCGACGCCGTCAACTGCGTCGGGGAACGGTTCGGCACAATTGGGCTCATCTTCGGCGACCAGGTTATCGAGATCACCACCTTTAGATCGGAGTGGTATAACCCAGACTCCCGTAAACCGGAAGTCTGCTTCGGGACCTCGCTGGAGGAAGACCTGGCCAGACGCGACTTCACCATCAATGCCATCGCCCAGGACCTCTTGACCGGGACCATTATCGACCCCTTCGCTGGGCAGGATGATCTGGGCGCAAAGATCATTCGCGCTGTTGGCGATCCAGAGGAACGTTTTCAGGAGGATCCCCTGCGACTGCTCCGTATGGTGCGCCTGGCCGCTCAATTGGGATTCACCATCGAGCCCAGGACACGCAAGGCCTGTGTAAAGATGCGCAGCCGCCTGACTACTGTCAGTCAGGAACGCATCGCTGAGGAGATGAACAAGCTCCTCGTTGCTCCCAGCCCGGCCAGGGGAATCCGTTTCCTCTGCAATTTGAGGTTAATGGAGCTCATCATCCCGGAGATTCTGGCTATGCGCGGCCTGGTTCAGGACGATTGGCATCATAAAGACGTCTTTGAACACACTCTAGGCGTCCTGGAAAACACACCAGCAGACCTTGTCCTGCGCTGGGCGGCCTTGCTGCATGATATCGCTAAGCCAGCCACCAGAAGGCGCACGAATGGGGAGATTCACTTTTATGGACACGAGCATCTCGGTGCCGAGATGTCCCGCACCATCCTTTATCGGCTGCGCTTCGATAAGCAAACGATCGACAGAGTAGTGCGATTGATCCGTATGCACCTGCGCATCAATCAATATGAGGACTCCTGGACTGATGGGGCCGTACGGCGTCTCATTCGGGAGGCAAGAGAAGAGCTAGAACCATTATTTGCCCTCTCCCGCGCTGATGTCACCAGCCACCGCCCTGAAAAGGTCGAACTGGCCCTGGCGCGCGTCGCCGAACTGGAGCAGCGTTGCCAGGAGCTCACGGCCAAGGAAAACGTGGCTAAGCTGACCAGCCCGCTCGATGGCCACGAGCTGATGGCTATGTTTGGACGCCCTCCTGGACCGTGGATCAAGAAGGTTAAAGACCATCTCCTCTCCCTTGTGCTTGACGGCACGCTCGCCCCAGAGGATAAGGCCACCGCGGAGAGATTGGCGCGGGAATACGTGGCCGAAAACGAAGCGTAG